CCAAATTCACTAGCTAAATGTGAACATGAAAGACCTCATCTAATTAATTTAGGTGATAAAAAAGTTAGATGCTTCCAATATGAAAAAGAGGAATTATAATGAATTTAATTGGAAAAAATATATCTTATAAATACCCATCTGGAAAAGAGTATATCCTAAAAGATGTTAACATTGAAATAGATAGTGAAAAAATCACAGGTCTTGTTGGAGATAGTGGAAGTGGAAAATCAACATTATGTAAAATATTATCCAATTATATGGCAAAATACGATGGTGAAGTATTTATTGACTCCGAAAAACTGCCAAAATCTGGTTTTTGCCCAGTTCAACTAATTTACCAACACCCAGAAAAAGTAATGAATCCTAAATGGAAAATGAAAAAAATCTTAGATGAATCTTGGCAAGTTAGTGAAGAACTTTTTAAAGAATTCGGTATTCAAAAGTCCTGGCTTAACAGATATCCTTCAGAGCTATCTGGAGGAGAACTACAAAGAT
This window of the Methanobrevibacter woesei genome carries:
- a CDS encoding ATP-binding cassette domain-containing protein; the encoded protein is MNLIGKNISYKYPSGKEYILKDVNIEIDSEKITGLVGDSGSGKSTLCKILSNYMAKYDGEVFIDSEKLPKSGFCPVQLIYQHPEKVMNPKWKMKKILDESWQVSEELFKEFGIQKSWLNRYPSELSGGELQRFSVLRALNPKTKFVIADEMTTMLDAVTQVQIWKKVIEYCRKNSVGLLVVSHDKKLVDEICDEVIYLNEINKK